The stretch of DNA TAATCATACCATTCTTCACAACAatattcttctttattttcatataaagTTTTAATATAAGTAACATACTGGATATATTTTTCGCAACTATCTTTACCAGACTTACTGCAATTAATATATTCGTGATTTTCAAAATAGTcatgcaaatattttctttttccaatCTTCAGGTTTACCAGGTTCAAAATAACATTTGCATGCTTCCATTTTAGAATATACTGGAGTAAGTGTTGATACTATATCAAAAAGTTTCTCAGCCACAGCATAATTCTTACCTCTATCATTtccattataatattttttggctATATTGTCGAAGAACCAATGTTGGAAGTAATAACAACCACTTTTAAGCTCATCACCATGTAAAGTAGATAACCTTCTTAAATTTTGTTCTACCTTTTTACAAAGCGTTTTATCCTCATCATCACTACTTCCTAAATCATTGCAATGATTACTGTTTTCATTTGCAATGTCTACTTTAtccaatttttcatattctttATGTGAcgaaaaattttgcaatacTTCAACCTGTTATTTGTGTTGCAAAAGTAAACAGTATTATGTAAACATACCTTTTCATtagatataaaatatattataagatttataataatacataatatacaaataatAAGCAAGTTATATAGTAAAAGTTTACCCAATTATTCTTTGGTGAAAGTTCCATCTTGTTATATATCATGTATTAACTCTATGTAATAATCCGTC from Plasmodium cynomolgi strain B DNA, scaffold: 0309, whole genome shotgun sequence encodes:
- a CDS encoding CYIR protein (putative;~vir-type antigen); the encoded protein is MIYNKMELSPKNNWVEVLQNFSSHKEYEKLDKVDIANENSNHCNDLGSSDDEDKTLCKKVEQNLRRLSTLHGDELKSGCYYFQHWFFDNIAKKYYNGNDRGKNYAVAEKLFDIVSTLTPVYSKMEACKCYFEPGKPEDWKKKIFA